The genomic window ACCGTCTCCGCGTCGGAGCGCCGCACGGCGACCCAGTCGGCGACGTCGCTCACGCGCGGGGCTCCGTGCCGTCACCGGGGCGCGTGGCATCCGTGCCCGGTGCGTCCGTGCCCGGCGCCCGGCGCCCCGTCTTCACGATGAGGGCGATCACGAGGCCGATCACGGCGAGCGCGCCGACCACGAATCCGGCGATCAGCCAGCCGTTCGGCGCGTCGGTCGCCTCACCGGCGTCCTCGGATGCCGGGTCCGTCGCGGCGTCGGACGCGTCGCCACCCGCGGCCCGTCCATCCCAGACGCCGGTCGCACCCGCGCCGACGCCGAAGTCGATGGTTCCCTCGATCGGGTGCCCGTCGCTCGAGACGACCCGCCAGCGCACCTGGTACTCCCCCTCGAGGTCGGCGGGCAGCGTCGCAAGCACGTCGGGCCCGAGCACCTCGGTCTCGCCGGTGTCGATCGCCGAACCCTGCTCGTCGACGACCTCGATCACGGTGCCGACGACGATGACGTTGTCACTGAACGTCAGCTCGACCTGCTCTGGCGCGGCCTCGAACACCTCGCCGGGCTCGGGCGTCGAGCCGAGGAGCTGGTCGTGCGCGGAGGCCGGCTGCGCCGCGCCCGCGATGCCGAGCAGCAGGCCCGCGGCGAGCGCGGTCGCGGCCATCGCGGCGAGTCGTCGGCGGGCACGCGGAAGCAGGGCGGAGGGGGCGAGGGTCATGTCGACAGGCTACCAACCGGAACTTCGGCGGGACCTGCGGAAACCGGTCGGCGACGTCCCGCCCCGCGCGTCCGCCGATCGGCGGACTTGACATCGGATGCCGCGGGAGTAGTGTCATCCGCCGTGACGAATGAGGGGGATGCCCGCGACGCCCCACCCGCGGAGCTGAAGTCGCCGAAGCACTGGATCATCGGCGACCCGCTGCCGACGGAAAAGCTCGAGGGCCAGCTCCTGCCCAAGAAGCTGGCGCTGCCGATCTTCGCGAGCGACCCGCTCTCGTCGGTCGCCTACGCCCCGCAGGAGCTCGTGATGATCCTCCTGGTGGGCGGGCTGGCGTTCCTCAGCTTCGCCCCGTGGGTCGCGCTCGCGGTGGTGGTGCTCCTCGTGACGGTCGTCGCGAGCTACCGCCAGCTGATCCGCGCCTACCCGTCGGGCGGCGGCGACTACGAGGTCGCGCACCGCAACCTCGGCGAGAAGGCCGGGCTCGTGGTGGCATCCGCCCTGCTCGTCGACTACGTGATGACGGTGGTCGTGTCGGTCGCCTCGGGCGTCGACAACATCATCTCGGCCATCCCCGAGCTCAACCCGTGGCGGGTCGAGCTCGCCGTGCTGTTCGTCATCATCCTGGCCGCCGTGAACCTGCGCGGGGTCAGCGAGTCGTCGAAGGCGTTCGCGGTGCCGACGTACCTGTTCATCGGCAGCGTCTTCGTGATGATCGTCGTCGGACTGACCCGCACGCTGCTGGGCGACCCGCCGGTCGCCGAGTCGGCGCAGTACGAGGTCGAGGGCGAGTCGCTCACGCAGGCGGCGGTCGTGCTCCTGCTGCTGCGCAGCTTCGCGAGCGGATGCTCCGCCCTCACGGGCGTCGAGGCGATCTCGAACGGCGTGCCCGCGTTCCGCGTGCCGAAGATCCGCAACGCGCAGCTCACGCTCGTCGCGATGGGCGGCATCGCGATCACCCTCTTCGCGGGCCTGACGACGGTCGCGCTCATCGCCGACGTGCACTACGCCGAGGTGCCGTGCCACCTCATCGGCTGGGAGGGCTGTGCCACCGAGCCGCAGCAGAGCCTCATGGCGCAGGTCGCGGGGGCGACCTTCGGCGAGGGGTCGTTCCCCTTCTACCTGATCCAGGCGACGACGGCGCTGGTACTGCTGCTGGCCGCGAACACCGCGTTCAACGGGTTCCCGCTGCTCGGCTCGGTGCTCGCCCGCGACGGGTACGCGCCGAAGTCGCTCTCGACGCGCGGCGACCGCCTCATCTTCTCGAACGGCGTGCTGATCCTCGCGCTCGCGGCGAGCATCATCCTGATCATCTTCCAGGCCAACCTGACCGTGCTGATCCAGCTCTACATCATCGGCGTGTTCGTCTCGTTCACGCTGGGCCAGACGGGCATGGTGCGGCACTGGGTCCGCGAGCTGCGGCGAAGGCCCCATCCGGCCGGCAGCGCGCGCAGCGGGCGGCCCGGTCGCCAGGCCACCGACGACGACCGGGCGCTCTCGCGCGGGGCGATGCAGCGCGCGCTCGTCATCAACGCGCTCGGCGCCACCATGACCGCGGTGGTCCTCGTGGTGGTCACCGTCACGAAGTTCACCCACGGCGCATGGATCGTGTTCGTGCTCATGCCGATCCTGTTCCTGCTCATGATGGGCGTGCACCGCTACTACCGCGACGTCGAGCGCGAGATCGCCGTCGACCCGACCACGACCTTCGGCGCGCAGGGCGACCACGCGATCGTGCTGGTCGGCCGCATGCAGAAGCCGACACTGAAGGCGCTCGACTACGCGATCGCCGCCCGCCACGACTCGCTCGAGGCCGTGCACGTGTCCATCGACGAGGCCGCGACCAAGCAGCTGAAGAAGGACTGGGTCAAGCAGAACATCCACGTGAAGCTGCGCATCCTGTCGTCGCCGTACCGCGACCTCAGCCACCCGCTGATCCAGTACCTCAAGCAGCACCGCCAGGAGCACGGCTCCGAGGTGATCACGGTCTACATGCCGCAGTACATCGTGGGGCACTGGTGGGAGGGCATCCTGCACAACCACAAGGCGCGGCGCATCCGGCAGAAGCTCATGCTCGTGCACGGCGTGACCGTCGCCCTCGTGCCGTGGCTGCTCGACTCGTCCGACCTGATCTACGGTCGACGCTCGCGGCCGCTGCCCGGCCAGGACCGCCGCGGCGAGCCCGTGCGTGCGGTGCCGCGCCGCGAGGTGTCGGACGCGAAGGCGAAGCAGCGGTAGCGCGCCGCGCCGCGACACCCCCTCCCGCCTCGCCGGATGCCGTCAGGGCGTCCAGCCGCCGAGGATCCGGAGCAGCGCCCCCGAGGCTGCCTCGGGTGCGTCCCAGGTGACGAGGTGACCGGCCCCGGGGATCACGAACTCCGAGGCGCCTTCGGCCTCGGCCCACCGCGGCATCGCGGTCGCGATGTTGCCGGTGCGGTCCTGCGCTCCCCGGACCAGGCCCAGCGGAACCGGGGATCGGTACCCGGGGTCGGGATCGACGAATGACACGACGGCTCGCCAGACGTCCAGGAAGACCGGCTTCGGCATCCTCGCGAAGGTCTGCTCCACCCGCTCGACCGCCCACGGCGAGACGGCGGAGGCGCGCGCCATGAGGCCGGGCAGCCTGCGAGCCGGAACGAGCGCGAGCGACGGGGCCGCAAGGCGGAGCGCTCGTCGTTCGAGCGCGGAGAGCGGGCCCGTGTTCCAGGTCGAGTCCATCGCGATGAGCCCGAGCACCCGGTCGCTGCGGGCCCGGGCGAACGCCTGCGCGAGGTTGCCCCCGAGCGAGTGCCCCACCAGCACGGCCCGGTCGATCCGGCAGGCTGTGAGCAGGGCGTCGAGGTCGTCCAGGGCGTCCGTCGCGGTGAACCGTGTCCCGGGTGCGAGGGTCGAGGCGCCGTGCGCGCGAAGGTCCCACGTGATCACGCGGTAACCGGCCCCTTCCAATGCTTGCGCCTGGGCGTCGAACATCGTGCGGTCCAGGCCCGCGCCGTGGGTGAGCACCACGGGCGTTCCGTCGCCCTCCGAGTCCGTGAATGCGATCGCCGCGTTCGGACGCCTGAGTCGACGGTCGGGAGGCACCATGCTTCGAATCTACGGGGGCGCGGCGATCGAGCTCCGGGGGCACGGCGGGCGCCGACGAGCCGTCAGGCGATCGTCCCCCACGACGTCGACTCCCCGGCGGGCGACCGCCGCTGCGGCACGCCCCACGGGTTCGCATCCTGCAGCGCGGGCGGCAGCAGCGCCTCGGGCACCGACTGGTAGGCGACCGGTCGCAGGAAGCGGGCGATCGCCGCGGTGCCGACCGACGTCGTCGACCCGGCATCGGTGGTCGCCGGCCACGGACCGCCGTGCTGCATCGCGGGCGTCACCGCGACCCCGGTCGGCCAGCCGCCGACGAGCACGCGCCCCACCCGGTCGGTCAGCGCACGCAGCAGCGCTCGGGCCGCATCGGATGCCTCGCCTGCGGCATCCCCCGTCGCCTCCCTCGATGCCTCGGACGAGCCGAGGTGCACGGTGGCGGTGAGCTCGCCCTCGACGAACTCCTCGACGAGCGCCGCGAGGTCGGCGCCCTCCGGCACCTCGACGAGGATCGACAGCGGCCCGAACGCCTCCTCGGCGAGCGCGTCGCGGGCGGCGCGGAAGTCGTCGAGCGACACCCTGAGGATCGTCGGCGTCGCCCAGCCGTCGCCGTCGTCGTCGACGCGCAGCACCCCGCCGGCGACCGCGACGACGCCGGGCGCGCCCAGCACCGCGTCGCGGCGAGCGCCGAAGCCGCGCGTGATCCCGCCGTTCAGCAGCCGGTGCTCGGGTACCTCGGCGGCGGCGTCGGCGACGAGGCCGGCGAACCGCTCGTCGGCCGGCGCGAACACGAGGCCGGGCTTGGTGCAGAGCTGCCCGGCCGAGCCAGAGACGCTCGCGACGAATCCCGCGGCGAGTTCGCCGCCGCGTTCGTCGAGGGCTGCGCGGGTGACGAACACGGGGTTCACGCTTCCGAGCTCGCCGTAGAACGGGATCGGCGCGGGGCGCGCGGCGGCGAGGTCGGCGAGGTGCCGCCCCGCCCGCAGCGAGCCGGTGAACGACGCGGCCCGGATGCGGGGGTGCTGCAGGATCGCGACGCCCGCCTCGACGCCCTCGACGACCTGGAACACGCCGTCGGGCATGCCGGCGTCCGCGAGCGCGGCGGCCACGATGCGCGCCGTCGCGCGAGACAGCTCGGGATGGCCCGGGTGCGCCTTGAGCACGACGGGGCACCCGGCGGCCAGCGCCGACGCGGTGTCACCGCCCGCGACCGAGAACGCGAACGGGAAGTTCGATGCCGCGAAGTTCAGGACCGGGCCGACGGGCACGAGCATGCGCCGCACGTCGGCCCGAGGGCCGAGCGCGAAGCCGGGATCGGCGTCGTCGATCCTGACGTCGAGGTACGAGCCGTCGAGCACGGTCTCGGCGAAGAGCCGCAACTGCACGGTGGTGCGGCGGAGCTCGCCGCGAAGGCGCGCCTCGGCGAGCCCGGTCTCGCGCATGCCGATCGGCACCAGGTCGTCGGCCGCGGCGTCGAGCGCGTCGGCGACGGCCACGAGGGCTCGCGCCCGCTCGGCGGGGCTGGTGTCGGCGAAAGGTGCGGCGGCCGCCGCCGCGGTCTCGGCGATCAGGTCGACGTCGTGCAGGTCGGTCACGGTGCAGTGCTCCTGTGGTGCTGGTGCTGGTGTTGGTGTTCGTACCGGCGTTCCGGCGCGGTGCTGCGGCGCCGGCCTCGGGTCAGAACTGGAACCCGGTGGGGAACGGGTCGCTGGGGTCGAGCAGGTACTGCCCCATGCCCGTCACCCACGCCCGGCCGGTGATCGTCGGGATCACCGCCGGCCGCCCGTCGACCTCGGTCTCGGCGATCAGGCGCCCGACGAACCGGCTGCCGATGAACGACTCGTTGACGAAGTCGGTGTCGAGCGCGAGCTCGCCGCGCGCCCACAGCTCCGCCATCCGTGCCGACGTGCCGGTGCCGCACGGCGACCGGTCGAACCATCCCGGGTGGATCGCCATCGCGTGCCGCGAATGACGGGCATCCGATCCGGGTGCGATGAACTCGACGTGGTGGCAGTGGTCGAGACCGTCGATCGTCGGATGCCGCGGCGGCGCCTCGACGTTGATCGCGTCCATGATCGCGAGCCCGGCCTGCAGGATGTCCTGCTGGCGCGCCCGGTCGAACGGCAGCCCGACGTCGTCGAGGTCGACCATCGCGTAGAAGTTGCCGCCGAAGGCCATCGAGTACGGCACCGTGCCGAGCCCCGGCACCTCGACCGAGGCATCCAGCACGTCGACGTAGCTCGGCACGTTCTCGATCGTGACCGAGTCGGCGTGGCCGTCGCTGACCTGGACGCGCGCGATCACGAGCCCGGCCGGGGTGTCCAGCCGGATCTCGGTGACGGGCTCGACGACGTCGACCATGCCGGTCTCGACCAGCACGGTCGCGACCCCGATGGTGCCGTGGCCGCACATCGGGAGGCACCCCGACACCTCGATGTAGACGACGCCCCAGTCGCAGTCCGGCCGGGTCGGCGGCTGCAGGATCGCGCCGCTCATCGCGGCGTGCCCGCGCGGCTCGTTCATCAGGAACAGCCGCAGGTCGTCGAGGTGCGCCATGAAGTGCAGGCGCTTCTCGTTCATCGTCGCGCCGGGGATGACGCCGACGCCGCCGGTCACGACGCGCGTCGGCATCCCCTCGGTGTGCGAGTCGACCGCGGTGATCACCCGTGAGGAACGCATGGTCCCATCCTCCTGCCGGTTGCCGGGCTCACGCCCGGTGGTCGATGTGCGGTGGGCGCCTCAGCGCGACGCGATGTAGTCGAGCGCGGCCTGCGTCTCGCGACGCACCTGCTCGGCGTGCTCGGGGATGAGCGGGCCGCGCGGCGGGCGGGTCGGGCCGCCGTAGCTCTGGCCGGCGAAGTCGATCGAGTACTTGATCGCCTGCACGAACTCGGTCTTCGAGTCCCAGCGGAACACCGGCACGAGGTGGCGGTACAGCTCGCGCGCCTCGTCGATGCGTCCGGCCTGCACGAGGTCGTAGATCTCGACGGCCTCCTTCGGGAACGCGTTCGGGTATCCGGCGAACCAGCCGGTGGCGCCCACGACGAGCGACTCGAACAGCAGGTCGTCGGCGCCGGCGATCACCTGGATGTCGCAGCGCTCGCGGATCTCGAGGACCCGGCGGATGTCGGCCGTGAACTCCTTGATCGCGACGACGTTCTCGAGCTGCGCGAGCTCGGCAACGAGGTCCGGCGTCAGGTCGACCTTGGTGTCGAACGGGTTGTTGTAGAGCATGATCGGCAGGCCGACCTCGTTGAGCCGGGTGTAGTGCTCGACCACCTCGCCGCGGTTCGCACGGTAGATCGTCGGCGGCAGCGCGAGCACTCCGTCGGCACCGTCCTCCTTCGCGTACTCGGCCCACTTCACGGCCTGGTGCCAGCCGACGCCGTGCACGCCGGCGACGACGATGCCGCGGCCGCCGACGGCCTCGACGGCGACCTGGATCACCTTGCGTCGCTCCTCGTCGGTCAGCGACGAGTACTCGCCCAACGAGCCGTTCGGCCCGACGCCGCGGCATCCGTTGGCGATCAGGAAGTCGCAGTGCGCGGCGAATCGGTCGTAGTCGACGGCGAGCCCGGCGGGGGCCGAGGCGTCCTCCTTGAAGGCGAGGGTCGTCGCGACGACCACGCCGCCGAGGTCGAAGGTGTCGGTCATGGGGTTTCCTTTCGTGGAGCGGGTTCGGGTGCACCCGATTCGAGTGCGCCTGGTTCGGA from Agromyces sp. LHK192 includes these protein-coding regions:
- a CDS encoding copper resistance CopC family protein, which encodes MTLAPSALLPRARRRLAAMAATALAAGLLLGIAGAAQPASAHDQLLGSTPEPGEVFEAAPEQVELTFSDNVIVVGTVIEVVDEQGSAIDTGETEVLGPDVLATLPADLEGEYQVRWRVVSSDGHPIEGTIDFGVGAGATGVWDGRAAGGDASDAATDPASEDAGEATDAPNGWLIAGFVVGALAVIGLVIALIVKTGRRAPGTDAPGTDATRPGDGTEPRA
- a CDS encoding APC family permease, with protein sequence MTNEGDARDAPPAELKSPKHWIIGDPLPTEKLEGQLLPKKLALPIFASDPLSSVAYAPQELVMILLVGGLAFLSFAPWVALAVVVLLVTVVASYRQLIRAYPSGGGDYEVAHRNLGEKAGLVVASALLVDYVMTVVVSVASGVDNIISAIPELNPWRVELAVLFVIILAAVNLRGVSESSKAFAVPTYLFIGSVFVMIVVGLTRTLLGDPPVAESAQYEVEGESLTQAAVVLLLLRSFASGCSALTGVEAISNGVPAFRVPKIRNAQLTLVAMGGIAITLFAGLTTVALIADVHYAEVPCHLIGWEGCATEPQQSLMAQVAGATFGEGSFPFYLIQATTALVLLLAANTAFNGFPLLGSVLARDGYAPKSLSTRGDRLIFSNGVLILALAASIILIIFQANLTVLIQLYIIGVFVSFTLGQTGMVRHWVRELRRRPHPAGSARSGRPGRQATDDDRALSRGAMQRALVINALGATMTAVVLVVVTVTKFTHGAWIVFVLMPILFLLMMGVHRYYRDVEREIAVDPTTTFGAQGDHAIVLVGRMQKPTLKALDYAIAARHDSLEAVHVSIDEAATKQLKKDWVKQNIHVKLRILSSPYRDLSHPLIQYLKQHRQEHGSEVITVYMPQYIVGHWWEGILHNHKARRIRQKLMLVHGVTVALVPWLLDSSDLIYGRRSRPLPGQDRRGEPVRAVPRREVSDAKAKQR
- a CDS encoding alpha/beta fold hydrolase, producing the protein MVPPDRRLRRPNAAIAFTDSEGDGTPVVLTHGAGLDRTMFDAQAQALEGAGYRVITWDLRAHGASTLAPGTRFTATDALDDLDALLTACRIDRAVLVGHSLGGNLAQAFARARSDRVLGLIAMDSTWNTGPLSALERRALRLAAPSLALVPARRLPGLMARASAVSPWAVERVEQTFARMPKPVFLDVWRAVVSFVDPDPGYRSPVPLGLVRGAQDRTGNIATAMPRWAEAEGASEFVIPGAGHLVTWDAPEAASGALLRILGGWTP
- a CDS encoding aldehyde dehydrogenase (NADP(+)) translates to MTDLHDVDLIAETAAAAAAPFADTSPAERARALVAVADALDAAADDLVPIGMRETGLAEARLRGELRRTTVQLRLFAETVLDGSYLDVRIDDADPGFALGPRADVRRMLVPVGPVLNFAASNFPFAFSVAGGDTASALAAGCPVVLKAHPGHPELSRATARIVAAALADAGMPDGVFQVVEGVEAGVAILQHPRIRAASFTGSLRAGRHLADLAAARPAPIPFYGELGSVNPVFVTRAALDERGGELAAGFVASVSGSAGQLCTKPGLVFAPADERFAGLVADAAAEVPEHRLLNGGITRGFGARRDAVLGAPGVVAVAGGVLRVDDDGDGWATPTILRVSLDDFRAARDALAEEAFGPLSILVEVPEGADLAALVEEFVEGELTATVHLGSSEASREATGDAAGEASDAARALLRALTDRVGRVLVGGWPTGVAVTPAMQHGGPWPATTDAGSTTSVGTAAIARFLRPVAYQSVPEALLPPALQDANPWGVPQRRSPAGESTSWGTIA
- a CDS encoding proline racemase family protein: MRSSRVITAVDSHTEGMPTRVVTGGVGVIPGATMNEKRLHFMAHLDDLRLFLMNEPRGHAAMSGAILQPPTRPDCDWGVVYIEVSGCLPMCGHGTIGVATVLVETGMVDVVEPVTEIRLDTPAGLVIARVQVSDGHADSVTIENVPSYVDVLDASVEVPGLGTVPYSMAFGGNFYAMVDLDDVGLPFDRARQQDILQAGLAIMDAINVEAPPRHPTIDGLDHCHHVEFIAPGSDARHSRHAMAIHPGWFDRSPCGTGTSARMAELWARGELALDTDFVNESFIGSRFVGRLIAETEVDGRPAVIPTITGRAWVTGMGQYLLDPSDPFPTGFQF
- a CDS encoding dihydrodipicolinate synthase family protein yields the protein MTDTFDLGGVVVATTLAFKEDASAPAGLAVDYDRFAAHCDFLIANGCRGVGPNGSLGEYSSLTDEERRKVIQVAVEAVGGRGIVVAGVHGVGWHQAVKWAEYAKEDGADGVLALPPTIYRANRGEVVEHYTRLNEVGLPIMLYNNPFDTKVDLTPDLVAELAQLENVVAIKEFTADIRRVLEIRERCDIQVIAGADDLLFESLVVGATGWFAGYPNAFPKEAVEIYDLVQAGRIDEARELYRHLVPVFRWDSKTEFVQAIKYSIDFAGQSYGGPTRPPRGPLIPEHAEQVRRETQAALDYIASR